The Microbacterium horticulturae genome has a window encoding:
- the carA gene encoding glutamine-hydrolyzing carbamoyl-phosphate synthase small subunit: MTLTTDPAVLVLEDGTRHRGRAYGARGTTLGEVVFSTGMTGYQETLTDPSYAGQIVLQTAPHIGNTGMNDEDPESRRIWVAGYIVRDPSRVVSNWRANTSLDAALDQEGIIGISGVDTRAVTRHIRSAGSMRGGIFSGDAASLDADEQLRIVREAPQMAGQNLSAQVSVDAVTVVPARGERIGSVALIDLGIKQASIENLANRGFDVHVLPHDATYEQVRDSGVDAVFYSNGPGDPATADEQVTLLRRVLDDRTPFFGICFGNQLLGRALGFGTYKLPFGHRGINQPVLDKQTGRVEITAHNHGFAVDAPTDGAVESPAGYGRVEVSHVDLNDNVVEGLRALDIPAFSVQYHPEAAGGPHDANYLFDRFRDMVIAHIDSQKAGN; the protein is encoded by the coding sequence ATGACCCTCACCACCGACCCCGCCGTCCTCGTTCTCGAAGACGGCACCCGCCACCGCGGCCGCGCCTACGGCGCCCGCGGCACCACCCTCGGCGAAGTCGTCTTCTCCACCGGCATGACCGGCTACCAGGAGACCCTCACCGACCCGTCGTACGCCGGCCAGATCGTGCTGCAGACCGCACCGCACATCGGCAACACCGGCATGAACGACGAAGACCCCGAGTCGCGCCGCATCTGGGTGGCCGGCTACATCGTGCGCGACCCCTCTCGCGTCGTGTCGAACTGGCGCGCGAACACCTCGCTGGACGCCGCTCTCGACCAGGAGGGCATCATCGGCATCAGCGGCGTCGACACGCGCGCCGTCACCCGCCACATCCGCTCCGCCGGCAGCATGCGCGGCGGCATCTTCTCGGGTGATGCCGCATCGCTCGATGCCGATGAGCAGCTGCGCATCGTCCGCGAAGCCCCGCAGATGGCCGGCCAGAACCTCTCGGCGCAGGTGTCGGTGGATGCCGTGACCGTCGTGCCCGCGCGCGGCGAGCGCATCGGCAGCGTCGCGCTCATCGACCTGGGCATCAAGCAGGCGAGCATCGAGAACCTCGCGAACCGCGGGTTCGACGTGCATGTGCTGCCGCACGACGCCACCTACGAGCAGGTCCGCGACTCCGGCGTCGACGCGGTGTTCTACTCGAACGGCCCCGGCGACCCGGCCACGGCCGACGAGCAGGTGACCCTGCTGCGCCGCGTGCTCGACGATCGCACGCCGTTCTTCGGCATCTGCTTCGGCAACCAGCTGCTCGGTCGCGCACTCGGCTTCGGCACCTACAAGCTGCCGTTCGGCCACCGCGGCATCAACCAGCCGGTGCTCGACAAGCAGACCGGTCGTGTCGAGATCACCGCGCACAACCACGGGTTCGCCGTCGACGCGCCCACAGACGGCGCCGTCGAGAGCCCGGCCGGCTACGGCCGCGTCGAGGTCAGTCACGTCGACCTCAACGACAACGTCGTGGAGGGCCTGCGTGCCCTCGACATCCCGGCCTTCTCGGTGCAGTACCACCCCGAGGCCGCCGGCGGACCACACGACGCCAACTACCTCTTCGACCGCTTCCGCGACATGGTCATCGCGCACATCGACTCCCAGAAGGCAGGCAACTGA